AGCTGAATCGGCCTGAAGGGCTTGGGCAACCCTTGTCTGGTCTGGTCCCCGGTACGTGacagaagcactcattagtatttccCCTATAAGATGCTGGGAaaaaatgcgtcttatagggcgaaaaatacagtaaatgccGATTCTGAGTAAAGGTCAAATGATACGATTGGCCTCAGTTATGAACCTGCGGTATGTGGACCCATGGGGAACATGTTGTGTCTTTGGGTATTTGCACCAGTGGGAACCAGATTTAGTGGAAGAAGAGAAATGGCTAATGAGTGGAGTGTGATTGTGGTGTTCATGATGTTTAGGAGAAATGAATTCAAGGGCACTTTGCACATGACATACTTCCTGAGTATCCTCATAAGTAGCGTATGTTATATGTACTTTATAGATATTGTTTACTGAAACATGAAATATTTCTCATCATATGTCTGTTTCTGGGTATTGACCTTTGGGGTTGGGGCTGAAGTTATTTAGGCTATGTAGTCTGGAGTCTGAATAATGTACCAGTGTTATGAGGGGACACGTCATAGGGAGCATTATGCGCCTTTGTGCAGTAAAACCAACCCgtgcccttcattctccaggtcattaGAATTGTGGCGATACCCATTAtgcggtgtgtatgactttttaagcAACCCAAAAACAGTGAATTGACTATTTTGATAATTATTTTTCCAGTACACAatttgccgtatgggataaatatttttacattttaatagttgGGGCATTTTTGAATGTGGCGATGCCTatattttagagatgagcgaattgtttatattttgaaattcgttcatgctttgtttactggtaaaaggtgaattgcgttatggattccgttaccatggactataacgcaattctatgacagaatgcataatgtaatgccataatagaagtctatgggctacaaaacggatccgtcccgttttgttagcaggggagtcctctcctgatcctgagtcctctcctgcataacagaaacgggacggattcgttttgcagcccatagatttctattatggcattccgtcatagaattgcgttatggtccgtggtaacggaatccataacgcaattcaccttttactagtaaacgaagcgtgaacgaatttcataacctgaaattcgcttatctctacctataatgtttattttttatttaaaatttgggGGAAAAGGGGATGATTAGAATTTctgttttctatatatatttttaacaacttttttttttaacgcttttTAAAAGTTCCCCTAGGGAACTTGAACCCGCGGTAATCAGATTGTTTcggtcatagactccaatgcttttCCTTTTGAAGTCTATGAGAATTTTGCTATGTCTGTATGGAGCCTTGCCATAGGCAGGGTCTCCATAGGAACAGAGCTGCGGCAGCCTCGGATCATTCAGGAGGTCCGGGGTTGCCACAGGTTATGAACGGCCCCCGATCACCGCTAGAGGAAGCAGTTAGTCCTGGGAGCGTGCCCCATTGTTTCCCATATTAACCAGAGTTTAGCTGTCATTTCCTCTGCAGTGcagattataaaataaaaagctgTAAGCAACAAGACACTTTTTTGGGGAGTTTTCCCACTACGGATGATTTCTTCCCTACAACGACTAGTAAATTGGCACAGATAGTGGCCGTGGTTGGACAATGTGCCTCTATGCTGCAGCCAGCAACTACTACAACGTGCAGCTTTACCACAACCCAGTGCAGTTTTGCAGGTGCTACATGTGGCTTTAGACCACCCCATCCAACACAGCAGAACAAATCTACAGGCAAATCGGAGCATGTTGCATTTTTACATCCACGACATGTTCATTAATGTGCAAAATTGTGCACTACGGTACTGTCAGCAATAGACAGAGAGGTTTTGTAGGTTTATATGCAAAATTGTGGCAGATTTTCCCTGCGGatttcaccgtttgcaatgcATGGGGTGAAATTTGCGGAATAGTCTGCAACACAATCTGCATTTAAAGAGGACACATCACCTGTCCTGACATGTCTTAGTAATGATTTCCTTTACCCATGTAATAACACTTCAGCTTTACTGATGACTCTGTGTTGCACCATTCCACTATTATTcctactgggtgttaccagttagggctgtgtccctgcacagtctgctaCTGTCAGCAGTGataggatagtgtcagactgtgcagggatacaCCTCGAACAGGCAACACCCAGCTGTCACTTTATcgtagactgctggcaatttgttCATAAACCTCTAGTGGAAAtagtagaggaatggcacaacatagtcataagaatggATGCTTCAGAGTTGTTGTTACATGGGGCATACAAgtagttattaaaacagacatgtcaggagagatgacaagtcctctttaacaCTTAGATAACCCACCTTCAAAAGTATACATCAGTTTCCATAGAATATGCTACAAATGTCTGATCAGTAGGATACTTCCACTGTCCCAGGAGCCTGGGCTTCCCTTGTAACCCCCCAGTGCCTCTGTGCAgacaaaacagaacatgtaaggcTTCATGTTGTTCAGTCTCCATAGATATCTAGGTATAGTGATGAAATTCACAGATACGCATTAACCTCTTTCCATGAAACAATGTTGCTACGGATctcgtggaaccactgtgcctaaAACTGGAAAACACTACAAGAGTGGAATCCAGACAGAAGGCAGTCGACCTAGAGGACAGGGCAAACAGAGAAACAAACTTAGAACTTGTTCAGATCTCTGATCAAGACTTCTGGAACCCGGACATACAAAGACATCGACTAGAAACTTGTTCAGACCTGGATCCCAGACATACGGGGACCTGTCCAACCAGTAACaaatgggaggaccactgcagacATGAAAGCAACGTCTGGAACCCCAATATACCAGAATAGCAAGCAGGCATGGAATTGATTTCTGGAACCCAGGCACACTAGGCAGGAAAAGGCAGACGCAAATACTGTTACACATCCGGAGTCTGGCCACACAACAGACAGAATTCACAAAAAGACAGAACTTTGGAACTAAATAGCAGAACTAATGAGCACGTGGACAACAGGTGCAGATTCCGACAGACTggggaattaaccccttcagaaccAGATGGAGAGACACATCACGATAGAGCTATTCACACCCACAACTAAACCGCGACAGTACACAAAACAGAAGCAGCAGTGCACTACCACACCAACACATGGCCCTAGTTACACAACCATGATATCCAACAACCagcccacacagtatacaatGGCAAATAATGAACAGACATATAACAAATGTAACTGTATTTCCATGCATTAACTGAATACAAAGTGGCATGCAGTTATGTAAGTGGGCACACCAGTGGGAGCtgtctgtaacatacagctgggTTCCCCTTGCAACTGCCAAGATCAGATCTACCAACCCCTTCCCAATCACACTTATGGCACGTTGATTGGTTGGTATGGCAGCTGGAGGCCTAACAATGGCCTCCAGGCCTTCCATGTACCGAAGCATATTAGGTCTTGCCAGAGGCAGGGTCTAATAGGCTGTCAGTGTGAAACTAACAGGTATAATTCACagaaatacagaagtattgcagtgtattttaCCAGAGTTCAGTCTATTAAAAGTTCAAGTGCCTTGTGGGactaaataaaattatataaaaaataaaatgtttaaaaatatttgcaaaagtaaaaataaaaaaacaaaaacccattttgccctttaaaaattatttatgtcaaaaagtagaaataaaaaagtacacataATTGGTTGTGTCTCATCTGTAAGAACTTGAACTATTAAATTATGACATTATTTGCTcacacagtgaacaccataaaatatatgtttttgttCATCCCAACGgattaaaaagtgattaaaaagaatGTTGTACCTCAACATGGTACCAAAGAAGCGGTaaagtcatcctgcaaaaatgtttTCTGCAAATGTCCTACAGTATTTACTTTGTTTCCTGGGTTGTTATTGTCTCAATAAAGCTTGattggttaataaaaaaatatctgcTTTGGGAAATATGAAAATTTTGTTTCAACTTCCAGGTGAAGACTGGATGACTGACTCCCATGAACATCTCCATTTATCTTCCTATCATGAAGCAGAATATAACAATACCACACAAGATAATTCAATAACTCTTAATGTACCCTCAGTCCTTTACAGCGGAGATGTATACACTAATCCCACTGGTCACAAGAAACCTTCAACTAATCAATCTCTGTTTGGTAAAACAAGAACAAAACAGAAACGTGGGAAAACATTTTTACGTGAGAAACAGCTAAAAAAGGAATCCAGTtctttttcatgctcagaatgtggaaaatctttttcCAGCAAATTAATCCTAGTtggacatcagagaagtcacacaggagagaagccatattcatgttcagactgtgggaaatgctttatgtGGAAAGGTTCTCTCGAGaggcatcagagaaatcacacagaggataagccattttcatgtccagaatgtgggaaatgttttagccaAAAATCTAGTCTTCTTAGACATCAGAaagctcacacaggagagaaaccattttcatgttcagaatgtgggaaatgttttagccaAAAATCTGGTCTTTATAGACATCAGAAAAGTCACACAGgcgagaagccgttttcatgtccagaatgtgggaagtgttttagtcaaAAATCAGATCTTCATAGACATCAGAaagctcacacaggagagaaaccattttcatgttcagaatgtgggaaatgttttacacgtcAGTCAGGTTTTATCCAACATCagcgaactcacacaggggagaagccatattcatgtctaGAATGTGGCAAGTGTTTTAGTCAGAGGTCGCATCTTGGTAtacatctgagaactcacacaggggaaaagTCATTTatgtgtcctgaatgtgggaagaaTTTTGGTGTGAAATCATTGCTTATAGATCatctaagaattcacacaggagagatgccattttcatgttcagaatgtgggaaatgttttagtcttAAGTCAAATCTTGCGAGCCATATGAGAAGCCActtaggggagaagccatatttatgtttagaatgtgggaaatgttttaccacAAAATTCTTTCtagttgtacatcagagaattcacacaggagaaaagccattttcatgtgcagaatgtgggaaatcttttaaCCGGAAATCATCTCTCCTTTATCATCAGAGAAGTCACGAAGAAGAGAAGCTATTTCCATGTTcttaatgtgagaaatgttttagtcaTAAATCGGATCTTCATAGACATCAGAAAGCTCAcactggggagaagccatttccatgtcctgaatgtgggaaatgttttagtcagaaatcgcATCTTTTGAGCCATCTAAAATCCGAATTAGGGGAgtaaccattttcatgttcagaaagtGGGGGGAAAGGGGGTTTACCCAGCAATACGGTTTTTTTTCAGCATCCAAGAGCACGTCTTGTAGGAGGTACTTTAGTCTGAAATCttgtcttgttagacatcagagaactcacattgGGGAGAAGCCACTTATATGTTTTGCATATGGGAAGTGTTTTATTCTGAAATCAGTTCTTATAGAACatctgagaattcacacaggggaggaactattTTCTTGTTAAGAATGTGGGAAAACGTTTACTTAGAAATCAAGACTTACTAAACATGTTTAGATGGTAGGAAATGTGACAGatgtggagcttcattgtaaggctactttcacactagtgtttacattttctggtattgagatccgtcatagagcctcaataccggagaaaaacgcttcccttTTGTCCCCAATtattatcaatggggacaaaatgttactgaacagaacggaatgctccaaaatgtgttctgtttggttgcattcccataccagagagcaaatcgCAGCAAGCTGTGGTTTTCTTTCAATCATGGAATGCGGAGCACAATGACCcacaatgcatgtcaatggggacggatccattttctctgactcaatagaaaacggatccgtccccctttgactttcaatggagttcatgacggatccgtcttgggtatgttaaagataatacaaccggatccgttcataacggatgcagacggttgtattatcagtaacggaagcatttttgctgaaccctgccggatccagtaaaaacgctagtgtgaaagttgacTAAGATCTGCTGCCTAATGATGTCTTCTGATGTGCAAACACTTGAGGATCGGTGTCATTTAGTAGGGTACAGAGAAATACTCAAAATACCTGCAGTAAACTATTGTGACTATTGTGACAAGTATCATCATGCTTGACCAAAACTCATCATTGTTTAACTCCCTGTCTGCTGCGATCAAAGCTGATTGAGGAGGGGAGCCAAGGGGCACCCCGTTGGAATTTATTCACATTTACTTTTTATTGTCACCCCCATTttgtcatagattgtaagctcttgagaACAGGGCCCTCgcacctagtgtttcagttgtttaTCACCCTGTAATTTTGCAATGTCTTTTGATTTGTACATGAACTCTCTGAAttttaaagtgctgcggaatatggtgacgctaataagaaataaaaattattattattatcatcattatgGAAATAGTGAAGCAAAGCTGTGATCTTACTGGTAAGGAGTACAGGACAGAATAGAATACAAAATAAGACATGAAGGAGAAAGGGGTTTTATTAACTTGGCCCCTTAAACATGATAAGTAAAAAGAACTCTTTGGCCAATATGCGACCCATTAAATCTGGACTAAAGGAAATGCAGCCAGTGCAGATGCTGTGTGTGGATCTGAACTGAACCTACTTCTAATGTGACAATTGCTGCTAAAGATGGTGTCATCATggctattattagagatgagcgctacaatttgcacgagctcaccaaaattggactgttgaagactggaaaaatgttgcctggtctgatgagtctcgatttctgttgagacattcaaatggtagagtctgaatttggcgtaaacagaatgagaacatgtatccatcctctgatggctacttccagcaggataatgcaccatgtcacaaagctcgaatcatttcaaattggtttcttgaacatgacaatgagttcactgtactaaaatggccccacagtcaccagatctcaacccaatagagcatctttgggatgtggtggaacgggagcttcgtgccctggatgtgcatccctcaaatctccatcaactgcaagatgctatcctatcaatatgggccaacatttctaaagaatgctatcagcaccttgtggaatcaatgccacgtagaattaaggcagttctgaaggcaaaagggggtccaacaccgtattagtatggtgttcctaataattctttaggtgagtgtatataatgatatccccccccccctagtgccccagcagtgtggacatttagtataaaaaaaaaaatatcacagatCACAGTTTTATCTGTGGTTCGTGTTGCTGCGTCCTGATACATGCCGTCCCAATGACATCCACGATCCTGCACCAGGTCTCACGTGATTACGTCATCATGCGAGACCCAGCGCAGGAGGTTGCGTTGATCTCATTGCGGTTTCTTGCGCTGTTCTAATGCCTCACAggcctgaggcttgtgaagttggaccGCCATGAGTGCACCCCCCTTTATGGGTAGCAAAGTGGCACCCTAGGCGGATGACTACCCTCGCCTATCTATCGTCCCGGCCCTAATTCAGAGGActgtaactcccagcatgtctattatttaatatcagagcacgTTACAGGGGGACATATAAGAggatgggactacaactcccagcatgtccaagccgttattatgtaatatcaaagTACATTATAAAAGgaagtataagaggagaggactacaactcccagcagggtgttgtaatgtgccctgatattatataataatggcctggacatgctgagagttgtagtcatcTCCTGTTTTACctcctctgatattacataacaagctggacatgctgggagttttagtcctctcctcatcttgtaatgtactctgatattacttaacaggaggtataagaggagaggactaaaactcccagcacttccctggcacttacattgaatccttcacttcttcccatgcatcactggtcttcttcttcattacttaACTTTAATGCATAGCTccacctcct
The sequence above is a segment of the Bufo bufo chromosome 4, aBufBuf1.1, whole genome shotgun sequence genome. Coding sequences within it:
- the LOC120999698 gene encoding zinc finger protein OZF-like, with protein sequence MEEWEYLEEHKDLYKDVMMENHQSLTSPDASSQNNPPERCPSPQYSQDCPEEKPNIPLDHQEISVEMTSELGEPIIVSVIGEDWMTDSHEHLHLSSYHEAEYNNTTQDNSITLNVPSVLYSGDVYTNPTGHKKPSTNQSLFGKTRTKQKRGKTFLREKQLKKESSSFSCSECGKSFSSKLILVGHQRSHTGEKPYSCSDCGKCFMWKGSLERHQRNHTEDKPFSCPECGKCFSQKSSLLRHQKAHTGEKPFSCSECGKCFSQKSGLYRHQKSHTGEKPFSCPECGKCFSQKSDLHRHQKAHTGEKPFSCSECGKCFTRQSGFIQHQRTHTGEKPYSCLECGKCFSQRSHLGIHLRTHTGEKSFMCPECGKNFGVKSLLIDHLRIHTGEMPFSCSECGKCFSLKSNLASHMRSHLGEKPYLCLECGKCFTTKFFLVVHQRIHTGEKPFSCAECGKSFNRKSSLLYHQRSHEEEKLFPCS